The segment CCCTGACAGAGCTGGAAAATATGAACGTCGACTCCACCCTGGCACAATCCTATGCCAATAGCCTGTCGGTCGGAGATTCCATTGAGGTGATGATCGGTAAGGATACTTTACAAGCTTCGGTCTATGCCATGAGCCCTGTGATTGATCCGCAATCCAGAACCATCAATGTCCGGGCATTGCTGCCGCAGAAGAAAGACCGGATCATCATGCCCGGATCATATGCTGAAGTACGCATCACTGCAAATGCCGTCGATAGCGCCCTGTTGATTCCTACGCAGGCCGTCGTTCCCGAAATCAATGATCAAACCGTTTACCTCTATAAAAATGGCAAGGCCGTGCGCCGCAAGATTCAAACAGGCCACAGAACACCTGCCATGATACATGTGGTGGATGGACTGTCTGCCGGAGATACCGTCCTCACCACCGGTCTTCTTGGCGTGAAAGAAGGTATGGATATTACATTGCAATCAACCCGATAGCAAAGCATGACACTCTCGGAAATAAGTATCAAAAGACCTGTGCTGGCCACGGTGTTTGCCATCGTCATCATTTTGCTGGGTGTGGTGGGCTACCTTTCCCTGGGCGTTCGCGAATATCCCAGCGTGGACCCGCCGGTGGTGACTGTGCAAACCAATTACCCGGGCGCCAATGCAGAGGTGATAGAGGCTCAGATCACCGAACCGCTCGAAGAACAAATCAATAGCATAGACGGGGTGAAGATCCTCAGCTCCATCAGCACCGATGGCCGGAGTACGATCACGGTGGAGTTCATGGCGGAAATGGATCTGGATAATGCAGCCAATGATGTTCGGGACAAGGTGGCCAAAGCTGTCGGCAATCTTCCGCCGGATGCGGAACCTCCTACGGTGAATAAGGCGGATGCCAATGCGGAGAC is part of the Flavobacteriales bacterium genome and harbors:
- a CDS encoding efflux RND transporter periplasmic adaptor subunit, with the protein product LLNIDLANVNAPFSGQLGMRNFSVGAFLNTGDPVTTLTELENMNVDSTLAQSYANSLSVGDSIEVMIGKDTLQASVYAMSPVIDPQSRTINVRALLPQKKDRIIMPGSYAEVRITANAVDSALLIPTQAVVPEINDQTVYLYKNGKAVRRKIQTGHRTPAMIHVVDGLSAGDTVLTTGLLGVKEGMDITLQSTR